The uncultured Eubacteriales bacterium region GGATTTGGAAAACTCGCCATTTACAGGGTCATTGACAAATTGAGAATTGCAAACAGCTATGCAAGGAATTTTCGGTGTGAAGCCTTCACATTGCTCTGGTTCACCATTGCATACTGGAGCGTAGTGTCTACGCTGGTGTGACCAAGAAGCTGCTGCACCTGCTCAATCGGCATACCTTTGTCGATAGCTACAGTCGCAAGCGTCCTGCGGAACTTGTGTGGGTGGACCCTTTCAATGCCGAGCCTGCGGCCCAATTCCCGAAGCCGTATCTCAATACCGCTGATTTGAAGCCTGTTGTGCGGCGATTGAAGTGATACGAACAATGCCGGGTTATCATCAGTTCTGCCGTTTAGGTAATTCTGCAAGTGGATTTTCGTCCGAGCATCGAAGTAGACCTTGCGCTCCTTGTCGCCTTTGCCGAAGACCACGCACTCGCGGTTGTTGAAGTCAATATACTTTCGGTCGAGGTTGACCAGTTCGCCAACGCGCATACCTGTAGAGGATAACAAGTCAATCATCGCAAGGTCGCGTGTAGTTTCGGTGTGGTCGCGCATAATCTCTAAATCCTCGTCGGTGTACGTCTCTTTTACGCTTGTTCCCGTCTTGACCTTGTGAATGCGACGAACGGGGCTTTTGAGGATGCAGTCCTCCTCTTCAAGCCAAGAAAAGAGACTCGACAGGATACGCCTGATGTTGTCCATCGTCACTTTGCCCGCGCCACCTTCGCGCTGGTATTTATCCAGGTATTGCCGCAAGTCGTCCGTCGTGATGTGTTTGACAGACTTACCGATGCCAGAAAACATATTCTTCAGGGTAGATTCGTAATAACGGAGCGATTTGTCCGAACACCCCTCCACGCGCTTGGCGGCTATAAAATTCGCAAGATACTTCGCATTACTTTCCTCCCCAAGAGGTTCAATCGCCGTGACCCCTCGCAAGCGGCGCGACAGCACTTCGTGAAGCTTTTCCATCTGCGCATTGTCCAATGTGCCGAGCATGTCCAGCTCTATAGCTGTTATAAGTCTGTTATCCATTTTGTTTCCTCCTAAATATTGTGTTGGAATTAATATCCTCAGAGGAAACGCTATTGTATTTTATCCCAATCGCTCCCTCACGAGAGCTTTATACGCTGCCTCCAGTTCCTCAAGAGTGCGGTTCAGTTCAAATTTTGATTTGTCGGCCTGCCGGACGAAGTCTGCGAAGCGGTTTTGGAGGGAGAGTGGGGGTAATTCGATCTTTATACCTTTTAGTTTGGTGACATTCGTTCCTGCCATTATTGCGCCTTGGCTCACCAATTCAATCTGCCTTGTAACAGCAGGGCTATAATGAAGCTGGGCGATTAAAAAAACAGGATTAACCTTTTCGCTATTTACCCGAATCCTAAGCACATCGGAATGGATTATTCCTTCTGTTAACGACTGTGGGAAGAGGGCACACGTTCCAACATTACCTTTACGCGACATTGCAATATCGTCAGGTATCAAGGAATACGTTCTAAGCTGTTCGGCTTTTTCCTCTGCCAGATAATCAGTAGGTTCTTTCTGAAACGCAGAATTAACTTGTGGAATGGCATATACAGGGACACCTTCTCTCTGATAATCGGCATTTCGAAGTTGTGTCCCAAATGGACCGCACTTAATGTCGTCAGATGACTTACAAGCTTTTGTAAGCGGAACTCTATTCCATTTGGAATCGTTTATACCATCCCCAAACATCTCGACAAATTGAGATTTCACCAATTCATCGGTCAGTTTTAGCAACTTTTTATAGGCTTGGCGGGTCTCGTCGAATGCCCAAAGCACCTCTGCGAGGCGGAGTTGCTCACCCATTGGCGGCAGATCGAACTCGAAGTCACGCAAATGCTCCCATTTTACACGAGGCGAGAGCGAACCTGCCGACTTTTCAACGGAAAAGTCAAAGAAGCGGTCGTTCTGAATGATGAACGGCAGTAACCCAGGAGCGAGTGCATCGGCCTTTGCCGCAATCACCGTGATGTCGCCAGAGCAGATACCATCGCAAGGCGCAACCGCAGCCTTTTTCAGGTAAGCCCTACGCCGTCCGAACAGCACCTGTCCCTTGCGAAACATCTTGCTGAATGTGTTCTCAGTGTCCACGGTCCATTCGGCAAGGCTTACCTCTTGCGGCGCTAAATGTTCCAAGCCGACAATCGGAATTCCGCTTTGACTACCCTTATACGTTTCACGGCTCTCGACCGCAACATCTCCAAGTTTAACTCTCATCGCCCGTACCTCCGTCTTTATCGTCCCTCGCAGTTGACGAGAATTTCTCGGCAACTGAACCCACACCCGGCCCACCTTCTTTGACGATATTTTGGGGGCCGCCTATTTCACCTCCAAGCAGGGATGCAAGTTCTTCATAAGCCGTATGTGCGTCAAAGCAGCGTTCTTTCCAAGCGTCAAGACATTCGGAAAAGGAGCGGGTATCTTTGGTTTCCTCCGCGACGACCTCTTTCACGTAGAGTGGGATGGAGAGCGAGAAGTTGTTCTTTTCGGCATCCGCTATTGTTATCACGGTGGCAAAGCCCTCTATGTCATCGTAGTTGTCGAAGGCTCTCGCAATTTTCCTTATATGTCCATCCTCCAGCCACGACTGTGCGCTTTTGCGCGTCACTTCGCTCAAGGCGTTAATCAGCAGAACTTTCCCCCGCCTGTCTGGAGCTTTACTTGTGCGGCAGATGACAATACACGCTTCCATCGGCGAGTTAAAGAACAAGTTGGGACCTAAGCCGATCACACATTCCACCAAATCCGACCTTATCAGCTTCTCTCGCAGGGCGTTTTCCTCTGCGCGGAATAAAACACCGTGCGGGAACAGGATAGCGCACCTGCCTGTTTTTGGGTCAAGGCTTTTGAGTATGTGCTGAAAGAAAGCGTAGTCGGCGCGTCCCTGCGGCGGTGTGCCGAGAAAGTTGCGCCCATATTTATCTGCCGCAAATGCCGCCTGATTCCATTGTTTAATGGAGTACGGCGGATTGGCTACCACGATATCAAACGTCCGGAGTTTCCCATTGTCAATAAACGCGGGGCTCGTCAGTGTGTCGTCGTTGACTATCTCAAAATCCTTCACGCCGTGCAAGAACAGATTCATCCGCGCTATCGCAGAGGTCAGCGCGTTTATCTCCTGACCATAAATTCTGACATTTCGCCACTCCTTGTTCTGGGCTTTCAAGTAGGCAATCGCTGAAATCAGCATACCTGCGCTGCCGCAAGTCGGGTCATATATGCTTTCACCGGACTGAGGCTTCAGTATCTCCGTCATGAGATGAACGACGGTGCGGTTGGTATAGAACTCCTGCGCCGTATGTCCGCTATCATCAGCGAACTTGCGGATAAGATATTCATAGCCCTGACCGAGCTCGTCCTCGGGGCAGTTGGCGATAGAGAGCGTGAGCGTGGAGAAATGCTCAATCAAATCTTTCAGCAGCTCGTCCGTCAGACGCTGTTTATTCGTCCAAGCACCATCTCCAAACACGCCCTGTAATTTTTCTATGTTTGCGCGTTCTATGGCTCGGAAAGCGTCCACTATCGCCACGCCGACATTCTCGGCTACACTTCGCACATCACGCCAATGATAGCCATCCGGCACATCGAAGCGGTGGTTCTCAGGGAAATCCTCGCCATACTCGGCAAAAGATGCGGCACGCTCTTCATCGTAAACATCGCAAATCCGTTTAAAGAACAACAGCGGAAATATGTACTGCTTGTACGCGCCTGCGTCAATATGAGTGCGAAGCAACACCGCCGAGCCCCAAAGGTAGGTCTTCAATTCATCGAGGGTAATCCGTTCAGCCATTCACATACCCTCCTTTTACAAGCAGTTCACTCAGACGTTCTTCAGCGGCCTTGGCGGTTGCAAGCGCATTAACAAAGTCTGCTCGCACCTCGGCGGGTGAGATGGTTTCCTTTGCCGCCTTTTCGATATAAACACCCGCGGAGAGCGTGTGGTCTTTTGATCGCAGATCATCAAGGGTCACAACCTTTGCCCGTTCGATAACGTCGGTATAGTCGGCGCACAGCTTGAAAACGTCGTTTACATTTTCCTCAGTCATAATGTTTTGCGCCCGCTGTGCTGTGTATATTTGTGAAGCGTCTACGAGGCATACTTTCCCGATGTGGTCGGCGGGCTTGTTGTTGTTCAGCACAAGAATACACGCCGACACACCTGTGGAATAAAACACGCCGCTCACAAGGGTTATAACGTATTCGAGTTTATCGCTCTCTATCATCTTCTTGCGGATTTCGCCCTCTTTGCCACTACGAAACAATACGCCTTGCGGCAGCACGACGGCGAGCCGGCCGTTTTTCGCGTCCATTGACTTCACCATGTGCTGAAGCCACGCAAAGTCGGCGTTGCTGTCGGTCGGGCTTCCCCATAGGTTGCGTCCGTAGACATCGGACGAAAACTGCTCTGCTCCCCACGCTTTCAAGGAAAACGGAGGATTGGCAATCACGCAATCAAACGTCCTAAGCTGACCGCGATATAGGAAATGTGGTGAGCGAAGCGTGTCGCCTTGTGCAATATTGAAATCCCTCGCTCCGTGCAAGAACAAGTTCATTCGTGCAATAGCGGAGTTGGCGAGATTCTTTTCCTGCCCATAAATGCGACCATAAGTCTGCTTATCATCTTGCATATAACGAATAGCTTCTATGAGCATACCGCCGGTTCCTGCCGCAGGGTCATACACGGTTTCGCCTGCTTTTGGAGCGAGCAGCATAACAAGTAGTTTCACTATCGTGCGCGGGGTATAGAACTCGCCTGCGTTCTTTTTGGAAAGGTCGGCGAACTTCTTTATGAGATACTCGTAAGCGTCACCCATCACATCGGCGGAGTAGTTTTCGTTGCCGACCTTAATTTTGGACATATGCTCCACAAGATCCTTCAGGCGTTCGTCGGACAGTTTGCCTTTATCCGTCCACACGGCGTCGTCAAAACTGGAAAAGACACTGGACAAAGTTTCGGGATTTGCGCGTTCAATGCCGCTCATAGCGTCAACTATCGCCTTGCCGACGTTTTCGCTTTGCTCGCGCACATCATTCCAATGGCAACCGTCAGGAATAATGAAACGGTGGTTTTCGGGGAACGCGGCGTATTCCTCATCGCCACCGCTTTCCTCTAAAGCCTTGGTGGTTTCCTCATCATATACATCCGACAACCGTTTGAAAAACAACATCGGTGTGACGTAGCTTTTGTATTCGTCTTGATTAATGGGGCCTCGCAGGATATTGCATGCCTCGAACAAATGCCGGAACAGCCGCTCACTTGTGGTTTCCTCGTGGGCGGTGAAACTGGATGCATAGTCATCATCCGCGGCAGATAGGGCTGACTGCATAGCTTCTTCGCGGGTTTCAGCTTTCATTGTGCGCTTCTTTCCGTTTACCTTTATGGATTTGCCGCCGTTACCCTTTTCGAGTGCAGGCGGATATTTGCTCTCAAATGTGTTCAGTATCCCGAGCAGACGCTCATCAAGGAAAGTAAGTGCGTGTTTCCTAATCTCCGTTGGTATACCGTAGTAGGCTTCGGCGATACCGCCAGTAATCGCAGCAAGTGTATCGCTGTCCCCGCCAATGGAGATAGCATTTCGAATTGCGTCCTCAAAAGAGGATGATTCCAAGAATGCCATAATAGCCTGCGGCACAGTATCTTGGCAGGTTTCATTGAATGTATAGCTTTCGCGGATTCCGTTAAGTGTGAAGTTCATCGGGTAGTAGTGCTTATTCACATAGTCACGGATTTCAAGGATGTTGCTCCCCGTTCGCGCAAGGAATATGCAGATAGCCGTTGCTTCCGCACCCTTGATACCTTCGAGATGGTTATGCGTTACCTCCGTAACCTTGCGCGAAAGGAGAGCAGCTTCGTCAAGCGTACTCGCAGCAAAACCGCAAGCCGAAACACGCATCGCAGCCCCGTTTCCGAAGCTGTTATAGGGCTTAGGATTTTCTGAGTACATCCACTGCCGGAACATACCGCCGTAGCCGCAGTTCGGATACGGGCGACCAACCTCCTGCATTGCCTGGATCGCAAAGTCGCCAAGGTTATCGTAATTGCCGTCAAACGCAAGCAGAGCCTTAGCAACAGCAAGGCTCATCACGCTGTCATCCGTGAATTCGCAGCGATAGGTAAGAAACTCGAATTCTTTCGTTTTAATATTGTTCCACTCGAAGCGCGAGCCGACAATATCGCCTATGATTGCTCCGAACATAATCGGTCGCCTCCTGAATCAGCGTTATATATCATCCTTTAATTTTGCCTCCACGTATCTATTTGTCCCCTGTGTTAACGACCTTGTTCATCGGTTTGCTCCATGCACATTTGCTTGATATCCTCGTACACCCATGTGGTGACGCGCCGGCTTTCGAACAACATCTTTTGCTTTTGGCTCCGATTAAGCGCTTTTGATAGCTTGCGGATTTCCTTATCGGTGACATTCTCTTTGCCCAGTGCTTTCAGCGCCTGAATGATGAGTGCGGTCTGATAGAAAATCCCAATTACTTCGTTTTTATTATCCGTATGCTTGAATTTCAACGCTACTCCGTCAGCCTCATAGGTCTTATAGGGCCCATCGCTGACATACAGCCAGATGTATTAATATAAATGTGGAATGGCGTTTGTTGCACACAATGACTGATCATTTTCCTTTTTAATTTCCTTCTCCACGCTTTATGGGAATCATATTTTTACATACATCATCTTTGTTGAAATAATTGGTACAGCCATAAAAGACGCTTTTGTTTTTAGAATTTTTCTTTACAATCATGTATCCATCAGCGCATTTGGGGCATTTGAAGATATCATGCGGTTCTACCCGGTCATTGGTCATAAAGTCGCAGACTTCGGGATCGTTTGTGCACAGATAGAGCTGTAAGCCATAGTTTTTATTAAACTCATATTTCAGCGGAAAACCGCACACAGGGCACCGAAGACTGAATAAATCTACGGTTTCCATGTTCATGTTTTCGGGATGCGGTAGGTTATAGTCCTGGATAAGTTCTATAAGGAAACGGGATGGCTTCTGCTGGGGCGAGGCAATATAGACGCGATTTTTGGTGCGTGTAAGTGCCACATAAAACAGCCTGCGCTCCTCGGCAAAGGGCATACTGGTATCCTCGTAGGTAACAAGCTTCATGATAGGGTCGTCCTCAATCTGGCACGGGAACCCAAATTTACCTTCAAACATATTGATAAGGATGACATTATCGTATCCGAGGCCCTTTGCGCTGTGCGCTGTCATAAAGGTCAGCTCCGCCTGCGGATATTTGACGCAACGCACCTTGTTTCCTGGCAGCTCAAAAAACAGCTTTGTGTTGCAGAGCTTGTCCATGTCGTAGTTATACCGACCAATAAGTAAGATAGAAGATTTACTGCCGTATTCAGTTAGTATTTTTCCAATGGTATCCTCGACGATATTTGCCAGAGCGATCATGGGCTTGAAACTGTCATCAAAAGGCACTATAGTGACCGGGTCGGCAAGGTGCTTTGGAGAAATGAGCTGCTTCTTGATTTGTGATACGTTTTTTTGCACAAATCCACCGGCAATATCAATGAGCTCCTGAGAGTTTCGATAGGTGTGTGTGATTTTCAGTTCTGTGCCAGAGCCCATTAGTTCCATAAACCGAGTAAACAGACTAATGTCAGAGCCTGCAAAAGCATAAATGGATTGCCAGTCGTCACCGACCGCCACCACTTTTGCATGCGTAATCTCCGAAAGTCGCTTGGTTAGATTGAAACGCTGCCGGGCGATGTCTTGAAATTCATCGATAATGATGTATTTGTATTGCAGTCTGATGCCTTGCTTTTCGATTTCATCCAGATAAAAATGAGCGTCATTGATCATATCTGCAAAATCGATTTGGTTACGGGAACGCAGTGTATCTTGATAGTAGGTGTAAACCTGCTCAGCAATGTCTAAAAACAGCAGAGTCCTTGCATTATCAGTTTTAGCACGCAGCACATCAAAACCGTCTTGGGTATAGCCTGTCGTTTTATACTGCTCGATAAACTTCATCAAAAAAACGATGAGTTTATAAACATATTTATCTTTCCCTGTCTCAACCAGCTTTTTATAAACTTCGGTCAGGTTGCGGGGATTTAGAATAAAGCCTTCCCGCTCCAGTGTCTCCTCGAGATGCTCCAGCAGGGAGCGCCTGTCACGATAAAAAGCCCATGTTTCCAAAAGCGTTGTTCCATACTTTTTATGCAGATTTCTCTTGTCGGAAATTGTATGCTTATAGCGGGCAATTTGTTCCGGAGTAAAGATGGTACTATATCCACTTTCAGAAAGAGCATAATGTTCCAGATAGGCCATGTGTTCGCCTTGCCTAATACAAAAATCTGGCGTGTACTTTTTCCTTGCGCCTTTGATCTCATGGGGATATACGCTCTCATATTCGTAATCTAAGCCATTTAGATACAAGAAGTTTGCAATTTGAACTTCTTGAACGGAACGCAAATACTCTCCGGTAATGGTCTTTGTTTGTCGACTGCGTTGATGCGCAACCTTTTGTACATATTCTCCAAGGCTGCTCTTGATCGTTTCATAATCCAGCGCAGCTTTCCTGAGATGATATTCATTAAGAGAGCTATATTCAAAAACATCAGCTCCCAAGTCGAAGTAGTACCCCATGAATAGCACAAGATTGCGCATGAGGGCCTTATTTTGAAATACTGCTTTCTCCAGCATTTCAAAAATAATTTTATAGGCAGAGAAGTTGACTTCGGGGGGAACATCGTTAAAACGCTTTACAATCTCATAGGCAAAAGAGTGAAAGGTGCAGACTTTAGCTGGTATCTGCAAGCCTTTATTGATGCGCTCCTTTAGCTCGCCAATCGCCTTGTTAGTATAAGAAATGACGATGATATCCTCTGGGGAGATCCGCTGCTTGTCCACCAAATACTTGACCTTGGCTGCCATGGTGGTGGTTTTTCCAGCTCCCGCACCGGCGACCAGCAGACAATAATCATCGTCTGTAACGACAGCTCGACGCTGTTCGTCGTCCAGCTTGATTGCCGGATCAATATCTTTCAAGATATTGTCAAAATATTCTTTGTTGTCAGAAACCCGCTCGTCTACATAATGCTCGTTGTGAGCATCAATGTCGCGGGCGAGCGTTACATATTTGCGTAGAAAAGAAGCTGCAAGCTGAATATCTACCCTGAATTTTGACGCATTGCTGCGCACATATTGGAAGATCAGGTCGTTACTTAACATAGCATAACAGGTCGCATAGGAATCCAGCATACGCGATTTGTCTCCGGAGGTGATGTAATTATTTTTTCCAAATGCCACAATGTAGTCTCGATCAAAAGATAGGATTAGGTTGGGCAAATTTTTATAATCTACAGGTATGTCTACCAGCGGAGCGTCTTTGAGATTATCCGTCTCTGCTGCAGCAAAATATTTCGAGGGTAATCCGCAATGTGGACAAAAATCCGCCCTATCAGAAATTTGACATTTACACTCTGGGCAGGTAATCATTGGCATAGGATATTCCTCCGCTTACTGTGTTTTTTTAGGAGTTTTTCTCGCATCCGCCGGCTTCTCGGCGTCCTTCGGAATCGCCCATGCTTTGCCAAACTTGGTCAGTCCCGGAATACGACCCTCGTTGCAGAGCACCTGTACACGACGGCGGGTAATGCCCCATTTTTCTGCTGCTTCTACGATTGATATATAATCCACAGTGTTCACCCCATAATGATATAGAAAAACAGCCCTTATAGGGCTTTCTTTGGTCGTCGTAGTTGGCTGCCATCCGAAACGGTACAGGCCCTTACAGCTTTGCACCGTCTTTCGACAGCTTTGCTAATTATTCGCGCAATACAGTTACAGTATATACCATTTGACGAACAAACGCAATTCAAAAGTGGGAATTCTGACCAGTAATCGGTGCACCGTATTTTAACGAAACATCGGTTATCATATTTCGACTTTTGTATCTGGCATCGTCACCTTTTCAAGCGCGCCGTATTTCTTTGTTTATTGCGACTCAAGTTTTGCGGGGCATCCCATATTGGTTTTGTAGTTCGGCCACTTCCGTTTCTCATAACTTTAACAGGCCACCCAGCTGATCAGAAGCCTTTGCCAACGCTTCTGAAGGCACTTCAACAGCAGGTACTTTTGCCTTCTTCCGACTTTTCCACGGCAGATACGGCGCATAGTTCTGTCGAGTCATGTAGATGCGGGAATGGCCGAGCATTTTGGCCAACTCGCCGATTTCCATGCCACCCTGCAGGGCGAGTGCGGCGCAGGTGTGCCGCAGGTCCACGAAGCGGACATGATCCAGACCGGCCTGTTCCGTTACCCGTTTGTGTAGCAGCCGAGCCATATTGGGCGAATAGGGCCTTAGTGTGCCCGGATGCGGGAACATATAAGGGCTGCTGGGATGCTTTGTGTGCTCCTGCTCCAGCAGTTGTACCGTCTGGGGCGACAGGGAAATAGTTCGTACTCCGCCGGCATAGTCCACCAACTCTCGGCGCTCCACTGCCCGCCCCTCGTGGATGGCGAGCGTGCGTTCCTCCACATTCAAATCCGGCCACTTGAGCGCGATGAGCTCGCCCTGCCGCAGACCGGCGGTCAACGCCAACGTGAACATAGGCAGGTAGTCCAGCCGTGCGGCGGCATCCAGATAATCTTCAATCTCCAATGCGGAGAGGATATTCGCTTTTGCCGCTTTAGGCTTCGCATAGTAGAACGCTCTCGCTGGGTTCTCTTCCATCTTGCCATTTTTCATAGCCTGATCCAGACACTGTTGCAGCAGCCGATGAATGTGCCGCATGGTATCATCTCCGAGACCTGGATAATTGCTGCTCTCGGGTCGGTGGCTGCCGAAGTGCTTGCGGTTTTCCAGGAAAGCGCTGACCACTGGTTCCGTCAGTTCAGCGAGCTTCACATCTCCCAGGCCGGGCAGGATGTGGTTTTTGAGAACATAGTCGTGGGCCGCATAGGTGGTCGGGCGTGATTTGGGCTTGTCGTAGACTTCCTGCCAATACACGACCCATTCTCGGACGGTCATATCTCCACCTCCATGCACTGGCGCTGCAGGTCACGGAAAGCAATCCATGGGAGCCGGGCCTCTTCCAGAATCTTTTTGTGCAGGTAGTAAAACTCGTGGAGCCGGTACGCCTCGCCGGTCTTGGTGTTTAGAAACACAAGGGGAAGCCCGGAGGGCGGCAGGTCTTCCATCAGGGCCGCCGCCTTATCGTTGAGGGCCAGCAGGCGTTTTCCCTTGAGGATATACTGGGAGGAGACATGAAAATCGGCCCACGACAAGGTGAGTAGCTCACATTGCCGCAGGCCGCTGGTCAATCCGATATAGATGATGGGGAGCGCACCCAGTTTCTCCGCCGCATTCAAATAGCGTTGGAGCTGCCCCAATCGCAAAGGGATGGTTTGATGTTCTTTAGTTTGGGGAACAGCGCAGATCCGTGCCGGGTTGAGGGGTATCTGCCCATCCCGACAAGCCTCATCCAGGCACCGCCGAAGGAGCAGATGGACGCACCACACGCTCCGGGCACTCAGTCCGTTTTGGACAAGCCGTTTGTAAAACGATTGGATTCTTCGGGTGGTCAGCTCGGTCAATTGCGCCCTG contains the following coding sequences:
- a CDS encoding Phage integrase, encoding MDNRLITAIELDMLGTLDNAQMEKLHEVLSRRLRGVTAIEPLGEESNAKYLANFIAAKRVEGCSDKSLRYYESTLKNMFSGIGKSVKHITTDDLRQYLDKYQREGGAGKVTMDNIRRILSSLFSWLEEEDCILKSPVRRIHKVKTGTSVKETYTDEDLEIMRDHTETTRDLAMIDLLSSTGMRVGELVNLDRKYIDFNNRECVVFGKGDKERKVYFDARTKIHLQNYLNGRTDDNPALFVSLQSPHNRLQISGIEIRLRELGRRLGIERVHPHKFRRTLATVAIDKGMPIEQVQQLLGHTSVDTTLQYAMVNQSNVKASHRKFLA
- a CDS encoding Restriction endonuclease S subunits, with product MRVKLGDVAVESRETYKGSQSGIPIVGLEHLAPQEVSLAEWTVDTENTFSKMFRKGQVLFGRRRAYLKKAAVAPCDGICSGDITVIAAKADALAPGLLPFIIQNDRFFDFSVEKSAGSLSPRVKWEHLRDFEFDLPPMGEQLRLAEVLWAFDETRQAYKKLLKLTDELVKSQFVEMFGDGINDSKWNRVPLTKACKSSDDIKCGPFGTQLRNADYQREGVPVYAIPQVNSAFQKEPTDYLAEEKAEQLRTYSLIPDDIAMSRKGNVGTCALFPQSLTEGIIHSDVLRIRVNSEKVNPVFLIAQLHYSPAVTRQIELVSQGAIMAGTNVTKLKGIKIELPPLSLQNRFADFVRQADKSKFELNRTLEELEAAYKALVRERLG
- a CDS encoding putative type I restriction-modification system, M subunit (Evidence 3 : Function proposed based on presence of conserved amino acid motif, structural feature or limited homology) translates to MAERITLDELKTYLWGSAVLLRTHIDAGAYKQYIFPLLFFKRICDVYDEERAASFAEYGEDFPENHRFDVPDGYHWRDVRSVAENVGVAIVDAFRAIERANIEKLQGVFGDGAWTNKQRLTDELLKDLIEHFSTLTLSIANCPEDELGQGYEYLIRKFADDSGHTAQEFYTNRTVVHLMTEILKPQSGESIYDPTCGSAGMLISAIAYLKAQNKEWRNVRIYGQEINALTSAIARMNLFLHGVKDFEIVNDDTLTSPAFIDNGKLRTFDIVVANPPYSIKQWNQAAFAADKYGRNFLGTPPQGRADYAFFQHILKSLDPKTGRCAILFPHGVLFRAEENALREKLIRSDLVECVIGLGPNLFFNSPMEACIVICRTSKAPDRRGKVLLINALSEVTRKSAQSWLEDGHIRKIARAFDNYDDIEGFATVITIADAEKNNFSLSIPLYVKEVVAEETKDTRSFSECLDAWKERCFDAHTAYEELASLLGGEIGGPQNIVKEGGPGVGSVAEKFSSTARDDKDGGTGDES
- a CDS encoding Type I restriction-modification system, M subunit, whose translation is MFGAIIGDIVGSRFEWNNIKTKEFEFLTYRCEFTDDSVMSLAVAKALLAFDGNYDNLGDFAIQAMQEVGRPYPNCGYGGMFRQWMYSENPKPYNSFGNGAAMRVSACGFAASTLDEAALLSRKVTEVTHNHLEGIKGAEATAICIFLARTGSNILEIRDYVNKHYYPMNFTLNGIRESYTFNETCQDTVPQAIMAFLESSSFEDAIRNAISIGGDSDTLAAITGGIAEAYYGIPTEIRKHALTFLDERLLGILNTFESKYPPALEKGNGGKSIKVNGKKRTMKAETREEAMQSALSAADDDYASSFTAHEETTSERLFRHLFEACNILRGPINQDEYKSYVTPMLFFKRLSDVYDEETTKALEESGGDEEYAAFPENHRFIIPDGCHWNDVREQSENVGKAIVDAMSGIERANPETLSSVFSSFDDAVWTDKGKLSDERLKDLVEHMSKIKVGNENYSADVMGDAYEYLIKKFADLSKKNAGEFYTPRTIVKLLVMLLAPKAGETVYDPAAGTGGMLIEAIRYMQDDKQTYGRIYGQEKNLANSAIARMNLFLHGARDFNIAQGDTLRSPHFLYRGQLRTFDCVIANPPFSLKAWGAEQFSSDVYGRNLWGSPTDSNADFAWLQHMVKSMDAKNGRLAVVLPQGVLFRSGKEGEIRKKMIESDKLEYVITLVSGVFYSTGVSACILVLNNNKPADHIGKVCLVDASQIYTAQRAQNIMTEENVNDVFKLCADYTDVIERAKVVTLDDLRSKDHTLSAGVYIEKAAKETISPAEVRADFVNALATAKAAEERLSELLVKGGYVNG
- a CDS encoding conserved hypothetical protein (Evidence 4 : Homologs of previously reported genes of unknown function), with amino-acid sequence MKFKHTDNKNEVIGIFYQTALIIQALKALGKENVTDKEIRKLSKALNRSQKQKMLFESRRVTTWVYEDIKQMCMEQTDEQGR
- a CDS encoding Superfamily I DNA and RNA helicases (fragment), coding for MPMITCPECKCQISDRADFCPHCGLPSKYFAAAETDNLKDAPLVDIPVDYKNLPNLILSFDRDYIVAFGKNNYITSGDKSRMLDSYATCYAMLSNDLIFQYVRSNASKFRVDIQLAASFLRKYVTLARDIDAHNEHYVDERVSDNKEYFDNILKDIDPAIKLDDEQRRAVVTDDDYCLLVAGAGAGKTTTMAAKVKYLVDKQRISPEDIIVISYTNKAIGELKERINKGLQIPAKVCTFHSFAYEIVKRFNDVPPEVNFSAYKIIFEMLEKAVFQNKALMRNLVLFMGYYFDLGADVFEYSSLNEYHLRKAALDYETIKSSLGEYVQKVAHQRSRQTKTITGEYLRSVQEVQIANFLYLNGLDYEYESVYPHEIKGARKKYTPDFCIRQGEHMAYLEHYALSESGYSTIFTPEQIARYKHTISDKRNLHKKYGTTLLETWAFYRDRRSLLEHLEETLEREGFILNPRNLTEVYKKLVETGKDKYVYKLIVFLMKFIEQYKTTGYTQDGFDVLRAKTDNARTLLFLDIAEQVYTYYQDTLRSRNQIDFADMINDAHFYLDEIEKQGIRLQYKYIIIDEFQDIARQRFNLTKRLSEITHAKVVAVGDDWQSIYAFAGSDISLFTRFMELMGSGTELKITHTYRNSQELIDIAGGFVQKNVSQIKKQLISPKHLADPVTIVPFDDSFKPMIALANIVEDTIGKILTEYGSKSSILLIGRYNYDMDKLCNTKLFFELPGNKVRCVKYPQAELTFMTAHSAKGLGYDNVILINMFEGKFGFPCQIEDDPIMKLVTYEDTSMPFAEERRLFYVALTRTKNRVYIASPQQKPSRFLIELIQDYNLPHPENMNMETVDLFSLRCPVCGFPLKYEFNKNYGLQLYLCTNDPEVCDFMTNDRVEPHDIFKCPKCADGYMIVKKNSKNKSVFYGCTNYFNKDDVCKNMIPIKRGEGN
- a CDS encoding conserved hypothetical protein (Evidence 4 : Homologs of previously reported genes of unknown function), whose product is MDYISIVEAAEKWGITRRRVQVLCNEGRIPGLTKFGKAWAIPKDAEKPADARKTPKKTQ
- a CDS encoding putative phage integrase (Evidence 3 : Function proposed based on presence of conserved amino acid motif, structural feature or limited homology), which produces MTVREWVVYWQEVYDKPKSRPTTYAAHDYVLKNHILPGLGDVKLAELTEPVVSAFLENRKHFGSHRPESSNYPGLGDDTMRHIHRLLQQCLDQAMKNGKMEENPARAFYYAKPKAAKANILSALEIEDYLDAAARLDYLPMFTLALTAGLRQGELIALKWPDLNVEERTLAIHEGRAVERRELVDYAGGVRTISLSPQTVQLLEQEHTKHPSSPYMFPHPGTLRPYSPNMARLLHKRVTEQAGLDHVRFVDLRHTCAALALQGGMEIGELAKMLGHSRIYMTRQNYAPYLPWKSRKKAKVPAVEVPSEALAKASDQLGGLLKL